A window of Mytilus edulis chromosome 10, xbMytEdul2.2, whole genome shotgun sequence contains these coding sequences:
- the LOC139491442 gene encoding relaxin receptor 2-like → MTPLWVSLAELREYERRRMSGNFTLADDNEAYDDSILPLLTIAHDLYIYYVPFIICLGTILNLFITLVLLKTRLRKRFHSHIVAAIAICDIGFLVALLFIWIKDQGIEIYRVPGLCQMVIFMSHFFPFLSFWHMIATCFIIMICPKNHCLTHTCNNVGKARTLVISLSIFTFTIYIYKTWTNGVVSVNGVKFCTILPETEAAMSILNILDMVVLLLLPFFLLIFFQILTIINFILKTVVTKSIGRSYLCRDYFKVIFAYSICFHIFVGPGCISKILVLFRMTHDKTPTYNFKDIIIENFIQYIFYTYFAIKPLVYMIVSRSFRYHFKELITKAKQTINITRTLVTNSQSQEQTLL, encoded by the coding sequence ATGACGCCGTTGTGGGTTTCCTTAGCAGAACTACGAGAATATGAACGCAGAAGAATGAGCGGGAATTTCACATTAGCAGACGACAATGAAGCATATGACGATTCCATTCTACCATTGCTTACCATTGCACATgatttatacatatattatgtTCCATTTATCATCTGTCTCGGGACAATTTTAAACCTGTTCATTACTCTGGTTTTGTTGAAAACACGATTGCGAAAGAGATTTCACTCACATATTGTAGCGGCCATTGCAATTTGCGACATTGGATTTTTAGTTGCTTTACTTTTTATTTGGATTAAGGATCAGGGTATTGAAATATATAGAGTTCCCGGATTATGTCAAATGGTTATATTCATGAGCCATTTCTTtccatttttgtcattttggCATATGATTGCTACATGTTTCATCATAATGATATGTCCTAAAAATCATTGTTTGACACATACGTGTAACAATGTTGGCAAAGCAAGAACATTAGTAATTTCTCTTTCGATATTTACGTTTACTATATACATCTATAAGACTTGGACAAACGGAGTTGTAAGTGTAAATGGAGTCAAATTCTGTACAATTCTCCCGGAAACGGAAGCAGCCATGAGCATCTTAAATATTTTGGATATGGTTGTTCTTCTCCTTTTGCCATTtttcttgttaatattttttcaaattcttacAATTATCAATTTTATCCTGAAGACTGTTGTTACGAAGAGTATTGGAAGATCATATCTTTGCAGGGACTATTTCAAAGTGATCTTTGCATATTctatttgttttcatatatttgttgGTCCGGGATGTATCTCGAAGATACTTGTTTTATTCCGGATGACACATGATAAAACTCCAACTTACAATTTCAAGGATATAATCATCGAAAATTTCATccaatatatattttacacttaCTTTGCCATCAAACCATTGGTCTATATGATTGTCTCTAGGTCGTTCAGATATCATTTTAAGGAGCTCATTACAAAAGCAAAGCAAACTATAAATATAACACGAACTTTGGTTACCAACAGTCAGTCTCAAGAACAAACCTTGTTGTAA